TGATAAATGCGGGGGTTATTATGAACTTCAACCTGGAGAAAAACCAGAAGATTTCAGTAATGAATGTGAATGTGGGGGAGAATTAATTTACTCAGATACTTTTGATGTTATCGAAGAAAATGAAGGTGTTTATACAAGTAATGAGGGTGTTAGTGGAGCAGGTAATGAAGGCCTTCATGCAAAACAAATTGATGATGAAAATAATGAAGATGCCGATGTTATGGATGTTTCTTCCAATGGAGAAGATCTTATAATTAATGACCTAAGTAAAACATCTGAAGATTATAAAACTTCGTCAAATAAGCCCGTTGAAAATTATAATGCTTCATCAAGTAAAACCCTTGAAGATCATAATGTTTCATCAAGTAAAACCCTTGAAGATCATAATGTTTCATCAACTAAAACCCTTGAAGATCATAATGTTTCATCAACTAAAACCCTCGAAGATTTCAGAGCATCATCAATGGACAAAACATATGTGAAAGAAATTAAACTGGCAACACAAGTGCAGGAAATATTGGAAACTAAAGGACATTATATAATTAAGGGAAATGGGAATTCAAAATTTATTAAAATCCTTAAGGAAGGAATAGAAACTGATGATGGGCAATTAATCCGATTTAAGAATATTATCAATATTGAAGATAGTTTAGAGGGCAACAGTAAACTAAAAATCAGTTCAGAAAAATCCGGTCTAGGTAACTTGATTTCAAACGGTTATCAAATATTTTCCCCAAGAAAGGTGACCTTAAAAATCAAACATACTGATGGTGAAATTGAATTAAAAGATGTTAAATCACCTGATGCAAAAAGATGTGTTAGCTTCCTAAAAAGAAGGTTAAATAAGAATAACTCATAAATAGTAGTTGGGAGCCATAATGTTAATTAGGAGCATTATATATGAGTAGAATTCTCTTTGATCATACAGAATATTTATCTAGATCACATTTTCTTTGGGTAGGATTATTTCCAGTAACATTTTTATGATTTGTTAAATAATGGTGGTTGAAGTGGTATCTAACGAAGAAATAAAAAGGAAACTTGCTGAAAAGAGGAACCCTAATAGAAGGAGTATAACCGAAAGTGGGACGGTTTCTAGTGAGGAACTGAAGGAAAAGTTCAGGGCAAAAAGAAATAAACAAATCGAAAATCACGGTTATCTGGTCTGTGATACCTGTGGTGGATACTACCAATTAGAACCAGAGGAGTCACCTGATGACTTTAGTGATAAGTGCGAATGTGGTGGAAAGTTAAAACACTCAGAAACAGTCAACCTCAATCAAGAGCTTTAAAACCTTAATAAACAGTTTTTATACTTTAATTGAATTTAAAGTGGTTTGAGAATAAAAGGAAAAAATTAATGATTATCTCCTTTTACTGGAACTGTAAATTGCACCTACTACTATCAACAGACCTACAATGATGATAATTGCGGGCCAGATATAATTCCAAATGTTCTGGAATCCTGTAAATGATGCCACACCTATTAAAATTAATATAATTCCACCTATAAGTGGTCCAATTACATTACCGTGGGGAAGTCCGAAACATTCATTCCTCTGACGGTAATATCGATCATCACGGTGGTGGTGACGGCGTCTTCCATCATAATCATCCCTGACATCCCGCAGTGGTTCTCCACATTTAGAACAAAATTCAGCATCATCATCATTTTTAGTACCACAATTATGACAGTAAACCATGAAATCACCTCTAATATTTGTTGATTAAATTATGTTATTATTGGTTTAAAATATTTCCTCTAAAAACCATTTCCCTTAATCCATTTCATCCATATATTTCAGGATATTATCGCAATTAATATAATCCTGGCATTACTGGATTAATCATCAATTTACTAAACAAATAATTACAGTAACTGGAAAATACATGAAATCCCTGTCCTTGAACAGCATAATCATGTTTTAAACACCCCTTACCAGATCTAATTATATTATTTCTAATTGTTAATTAATCTTCAAACATCATAATTATCTATTGCCCTTAATTATCTATTACCCTTAATTATCTATTACACTAATTTATCCACTTTAAATGTTCGCAGGCGATTCATAGCTGCAGCAATCTCGTACCTACGTGGTTTTGTAAGATTGTGGGGTCGTTCACGCCCAGGTGGAGTCAAAAAATCAAGTCCTTCATCATTGATCTGCTTTTCAAGATAATCCAGAACACCGGCCAGGGCACTGTTTTTAGAATCATTTTTACCTGAATTTCCATTACAACTTTGTACACAGGTTTTATGGAACTGGTAAAGAGCGTAACTGATGGCCCTTGTCTGTCCGGATTCAACCAGCTGCTCTACCTGGGAAAGATCAACAGTTTGAGAACCAATAATCAGATTAAAAACACCCCTACTATCCAGTTTCAATCGTTTTCCTTTATACGGTTTGATGGATCCAGGATGAGGATAACGCTGAGTGTAACCGAATTTACCCTTAGATTCTGTTTCACGTTTATCTGGCACCTCTTCTGAAACCCTCCGGGCCTCCATGGTAACGTTATGGGGCTGGTAATTATCCATCATAATCACAGTATCTGCCTTCTGGAAATAATCACCGGATCCACCCATTACCAGTACTGAAGAAACTCCATGGTCCATGTAAAGCTCATCAACACGGTCAATAAAAGGTGTTATGGGTTCTTTATCCTTTTTAACCAGACGCTGCATTCTTTCATCTCGGATCATGAAATTGGTCGCGGAAGTATCTTCATCAAATAAAAGAAGCTTCGATCCTGCTTCCAGTGATTCAATAATGTTGGCAGCCTGTGAGGTAGAACCAGAGGCATTTTCCGTGGAAAAACTACTCGTATCCCCAATTCCAGGAGGATTATGTATAAAACTACTAACATCAACCTTTTCAACACTACGCCCATCTTCGGCCCTGATTTTAACCGCATCTGCCCGTGTAACCACCTGCTCTCTGCCATCTCCAGGTATATGGTTGTAAACACCCAGCTCCACAGCCCGGAGTAAAGTGGACTTTCCATGGTAACCTCCACCCACAATAAGACTAACACCTTCTGGAATCCCCATACCTATAACAGAACAGTCCTGTCCTGTTTCCATAGCAACCTGGAGTGATAGTGGTGATTTGAACGGCAAAGCATTAGAAAGTGGCCTATCTGAAACACCACTTTCTCGGGGAAGAACAGCACCATCTACAATGAAAGCCACCAATTCATGCTCTTTAAGCTGGCTACGCATGTACTCAGCATCTTCAAAACTTTGAACATGGTGGATTAATTCATCTGAAGGAAGATTCTCATAAAAACATGAACCGGAAACAATTTCGGGTAAAATCTTCATCAATATCCTCTGAGCTTCACGCCCCATTATTCTCCTGCCCCTTGCGGGTAAACCCAGCAGGAAACGAATCTCCAACTTATCTGGACTGATATTCACACTGCTGCGCTGGAGTATTTCCTGATTACCTGCATCAATATGTATAATACCACTTTTCCCACTTCCTCTTTGGTTGTCTGTGAACTTTCCAATACTCTTCCTGAAGGCCCGGGAAATGTAATCTTCCAGTGCTATCTTCCGGGCACTGTTCTGGTGAAGTTCGGCAGGGAATGAATTCTCATAAACTTCCACTACTAACCGTGAAGGGCTGGCAAAGGGATCCCTCTGCACGTGTTGAATTGTGAGGGAAAAGAAATCAAAATCATAAGTACCCTTAAGATCCAGATACGCTTTGTATCCTCTTCCATCAATTCGATTTAAAATGGAGACTATTTTTTCTTTCTGTTCCATGTTACTGATCTGTGTTAAATTTATATTTACAGATATGGCTATTTTACAGAATACTTTTTAACTACCTTATGAAAATGTATAGTAATGGCTAAATTACGTTTAGGTCATGATCGAACTTTTGCTACCACAATGTTCATTAAAGGAGTTTAAGGGCAATGTCAAAAACCACATTAAAAGACAGGATTCACACTATCAGAGATTACCTGGCTGGGGATGAAGAAGTTCCTATTATGTACATTCATGCCATTATGGCTATTATAGGCAGTGTAAGTGTTCTTTTAATTCTACAATTTCATGAAATGCCAATGTCCTCAGTGCAGCACAGTCTCCTGGTGCTGGTGGAAAAAGCATGTGTGATAGTGGTTATTGCCTATGTGGTGAGCCGTTTAAACGTTTTCACCGAGGTTTTGGAGGGGAAGTTCACCATTAAAAATCAGGCCATTCTTATCCTCATTTTTGGGGCAATTTCCATCTTTGGAACTTATTCAGGAGTGGAGGTTTTCGGGGCCATGGCCAATGTACGGGATCTGGGTCCCATGGTGGCAGGTCTCATAGGAGGTCCTATTGTGGGACTGGGTGCCGGTTTAATTGGTGGATTGTACCGTTTGAGTTTGGGTGGTTTCACAGCAGTACCCTGTGCCATCGCCACCATACTGGCCGGACTATTTGCTGGTTTAATATTTCTCATTAACAAACGCCGCTTTGTGGGAATCTTCTGGGCGGTGGTTTTTGCGGTTTTAATGGAAGCACTGCACCTTCTCATTAACCTGGCCATTGCCAAACCATATTACATGGCACTGGCAGTGGTGGAGGAGCTCACCATACCAATCATTGTATCCAATGCACTGGGAATGTTCATATTTGCATTTATTATCTCCAACCTCCTCCGGGAAAGGGAAACAATAAAGCAGAGGGACCTATATTTTGATGAACTGGAACGTAAAAAACATGAACTTAAGGTAGCCAGTAAAATCCAGAAGAGCTTCCTACCTGAAGAATTACCATCCATCCCAAATTTTAGTGTTGCGGCTTTGAATATCCCTGCACGTGAAGTTGGGGGTGATTTTTATGATTTTGTATCCATATCACCTGAAAAAACTGGTATTGTTATTGCGGATGTTACAGGGGATAGTTTCCCAGCATCACTGCTCATGGCACTTTCCAGAACCATAATCAGGGGAGAAGCAAAAAATCAGAACCCTCCCGCTCTTTTAAAATATTTGAACAACCTGATTGCAGTTGACATTGGTCCTGAAATTTTTATAACTATCTTATACGGTGAACTGGACTCTAAAACGCAGTGTTTTACCTATGTTAATGCAGCTCACAGTCCTCCATTGATTTTCAGGAACAAAACAAACCAGTTAAGCGAGCTTGTAAAGGGGGATAAATCCCTGGGCCGACTGGAAAATATTGAGCTTGAAAAACACCAAGTGAAGCTTGAAAATGATGATTTACTATTATTCTATACTGACGGGGTTATAAAAGCTTTAGAAAGACCAGAATCTTCAGGGAAAGAACTATTGGGACAGATAATCATTCAAAATCATGATCTTTCACCATCAAAGATTTTAGATGTTATTAAATCAAAAATAGATTCATATGATGTAAATTCTAATGACCTGGTTCTGGCAATACTAAAAGCTGATTAAACATATTAAAAGTTGATTGAAGATAATGATAAAGTTAAATTCACATATGCTCTCTTAATTTTCTTAATGATATGATTAAATTATAACATGGTTTCCAGAAGGATCTTAATCCCGATTGCAATCAGGATCAATCCTCCTAAAACCTCAATTTTGCTTCCGAAAAGATGTCCTGCTTTTTTTCCAATGTAAACTCCTATAAATGATAGCAGGAAAGTTACCAAACCAATAATCAGGATGGGTAATAGTATAGGTGTGTTTAAAAAGGCAAAGGTTACACCAACTGCAAAGGCATCGATACTGGTAGCAACTGACAGAATTAAAATATCTCGGATGGAGAAAACCCTGCATACATCCTCATCTTCGTCTTCTTCTCGTAATCCCTCGTAGATCATCTTTCCCCCAACTAAGGCAAGCAAGATGAATGCAATCCAGGGTGCCCAGACTTCAACCAGTGCAGCTAACTGTTCTCCTGCCAGCCAACCAGCTACTGGCATTAAAGCCTGGAATGCTCCGAAGAATATGGCAATGGTAAGGGCGTACTTCAGGTTACATTTAAGAATCATTCCCCTGGTGATGGATACACTGAAGGCATCCATGGCCAGACCTACTGCCAAGAAAAACATTGAAAAAATATCCATATCTAATTCCTGTGCGCACACCACTTATATGGTTATGCTTCATAAAAACCGATTATAAATTCTCAATATGTTAAATATTTTAAGTTAAATAAGTCTCATTAGTTAAATAATTCCCATTAGGTTAATTAATTCCATAATATGTTAAATATTTCCAGTACGTCATGGAGAATTTAATGGAAAAAAAGATTAACCATCAGGAAGTATTTTAATCCATACTCAGTTTCGTACAATACTTTATTTGATTTAAGAATTTTTTATTTTTTAAATATATGCAACGATTTCCTGGTGATTTTAATTGGATCCTAAAGATAATCAGCAGAAAGATGATGAAAAAGAGAATGAAAATGAGATTATTACCCTTTTGAAGAAGGGTAATGAACTTTTCGCCCAGAGAAGTTATAAAGCCGCTCTTTTATACTTTGATGATGCACTGGTACTGGACCAGGATAATGCTAAGATATGGGATATTCGTGGGGTTGCACTATCTCGCATTGGACTGCTGGATGAAGCCCAGGAATCCTTTGAGGTAGCACTTGATCTTGAACCCGATAATGCCCAGGCATGGTCTAATCTGGGAGTTTTATATGCATCCCGTGCCCGTTTTGATGAGGCCATAAATTCATTTGACCACTCCCTGGAACTGGAAAAAGATAACGATGGGGCCTGGAATAATCGTGGGTCTGCCCTTTTTGGTTTGAAAAAATATAAAGAGGCCCTAGAATCTTTCACAAAGGCCACGGAACTCAACCCAGATAATGCTCAGGCATGGGCAGGTAAAGGTTCAGCCCACAACTTCCTGGATGAATACTCTGAGGCAATCGAGGCACTGGAACGCTTCATACAGCTTGCATCCGCCACCTTTTCTCCTCAAGTCGAAGAAGCATGGGCATTGATTTTTGAGCTGAAAATGAAAGTTGCTGAAAACAGGTCAACAGAAAAAGAATAATATTTTAAATCATAATCTTATTATTTCATAGTAAATAGAAACTTCCAGAGAATAAGTGGGGTTTGTAGGGGGGAAAAATGGCTTATCTCTGGAAGCACGTTTCTGGTTTCAACCAAAAATAGAGTTGAAGGTAAAGGTTGAAACCTATGGGTTTTGGTGTGTACTAGACACACATGCATATCTACTGATATTCTACTATTTAAATGTTTTGGTGATAATGATATTCCTATGGTATTTCGTTTTATTGTATTTTGTAAAATCAGTAACCTTTACCTAATAGTAACCTATCCATCAATAATATTAGGAAGCACTTCCTTCAAAACTTCCATATTCTCTTTCTTTAAAGGTATTACCAGTCTTTCGCCATTATAATCAAATTTAAAACGAGTAATTGGTGATCCATATTCTATATTGGATATTTCACTTAAGGGGTACTTAATGACTTTACCAGTTCTTTCGGTGCCCCAGAAGTTTTTTCGGTATTCGATTAAAAATTCATCGGTTAATTCCAGGTCAAAAGAGTCATCCTCTAAAAACAGGACTATGTTAGTGAGATCTCTATCGCAAACCATACAATTGAGGGAGTTATCCGGGTTTGCAACTCCACATTCAGGGCAGACTAGTGTAAATAGAACCATTCCTGGTTCATTATCTGGAGAGGTCATAGTCTAAGTATTGTTCTTATGCAGTATAAAAAAATTATTCAAATAAAAAATTGTTAAAACAAAAATAAAATGGTATTCAGGTTTTTATCGTTTGAGTTACAGTTCAATCATATTCAACAATTATATCCTGATATTTAATTAGAAAGATATTCTCTTAGAAAGATATTCTATTCGGATAAGAAATAGACAATAAATAGAAAAAGGTGTCCTGAAAAGGAAGAGGCGGCGGATTTCTTCCCCTTCAGGACAGGGGTCCGTTAAGGCGGTGGATAAGGCAATATCCAGTATTTTAGTACATAAATAATAATTGCTATTAGTCAATATTCACTTTCCAGGGTAATGTTGTTCATCACCTGGCTGGATTATTGCCTCAGTTATACATTCTTTTCACAAACAGTTATAATTTTAAGATGTAGATGTGAAAAATATCACAAAAAGAGAAGATGGAGTTACAAAATTGTTAGTGTATGCTAAATTAAGCAGCATAACATAGTAATGCGAAACCCGGAAAAGTGAAAATCTATTCTGCTTTTTTAACAACATTTTAATCTATTTTTGCTCTTTTATCACTCTTTTTTCCGGTTATTTTCCAGATTCCGAACCTTGGTAATATCAGTGGCTATACCAATCCTGCGGTAGATCTCCTTGTTATGGTTAATCACTGGGAAGGCCCTGACTTTTATCCACCTCACTTCTCCATCAGGACGAAGAACTCTGCATTCAATATTTTCCCTGTGCTTAATGGTCCTACCATTTTTCCCGAAAATATAGGAAATAAATTCCTCCTTATCTTCAGGGTGCATGGATTCAATCCAGGATCTGGGGTTCTGGTAAAGGGTTTCTATGTTTTGACCCCATATCTTTTTATAAGCAGGGTTCATGTATAGTATCTGTCCAGTAAGGGGGTCAATGATCCAGAAGACCTCTTCGATGTTATGTGCCATTAACTGGAAGATATCTTCCCTCATCTTAAACTTAAACTCATTTAACTTCCTCTGGGTTATGTCACGAATGATGAATGTGGTGTACACATCCCCCTCTGCTTTCCATGTATTGAGTGACATCTCCAGTGGGAACTCACTACCATCCTTTCTAAGACCAAATGACTCAAAAACATTTCCCATTTCCCGGGCGTGCTGGTGAAAAAAGTCTAGTTTTACCTGAAAGTCTTCCATGTGCCGCTGTGGAATGAGTGTTTCCAGATATTCACCCAGTATCTCTTCTTCCCTGTAATCGAAAATTCTTTCCAGGCTGCTGTTGGAGAAAACAATTTTTTCTTCACAATCAATAATGATGATGGCATCTACTGCGGTTTGAGCCAGGTTTCTGAACTTTTCCTCACTGGTTTTTAAGGCATATTCCACTCTTTTTCTTTCGGTGATATCATCCAGGACATAAATTAAACCAATAACACTATCATTCTTGTTTTTAATTGCGTTTGCCTGTATGTGTACTGGGAAAATTCTCTCTGACTTATCAGTCATTTCCAATTCCCCATCCCAGTTATTACCATTCATTATAGTTTGGAATATGTATCTTCCCAGTTCCTTATCTTTAAACAACTTCACCGGGCCCATGGGGATGTTCAGTTCTTCCACTTTATAACCGAACAGTTTGTTGAAGGATTTGTTTTGATAGAAATGTGAACCATCAGACATTGCTATCCCTATGGCATCCCCAGTACCTTCTATTCCCGCCAGTATGCGCAATAACTGGTTTTCGGACTTTTTACGCTCGGAAATATCCCGGGATATGGACATGATCATTTCTTTTCCCTGTAAATCAAAAAGATGGTTACTGATCTCGGTTGTAATCAATTCCCCCTCTTTGGTAAACTGCACAGCTTCAAAAGTTGCCCTCTTATCCCGGCTTAATTTTTCCATAACTTCCGGCATCTTCTTCTTTGTTTCCTGATTAATAATATCTTGCGGACCCATAAGAAGTAATTCTTCTTTGGTGTAGCCCAGTCTCTGGCAAACCACATCGTTTACTTCACAAAAATTACCCGGTAATCCATTATCAACATGGTGGAGAGATATTCCATCATTAGCATTATTGAAAACTTCCCTGAACTTCTCTTCGCTTTTTTCCAGTGCATTCTGTACCTTTTTCATTGGAGTAATATCCCGGGCAATAAGCTGCACCGCTCCAATTTCCCCATTTTTTAAAGGCATGGGCTGGATATTGGTGCTGAAATAGTATTCTTTGCCCTTGATAACGGTTTTACTCTCAATAACACGTCCTGCACCCGTTTCGATAACTGTTCTTATACTTTTCATCTGGGAATCTGCCTGTTTCTGGGGAAAGATTTCCCACATGGTTTTTCCCAGGAATTTTTCCTCTTCACAGGAAAAGAAAATAGCAGCGCTTTTATTCACCAGAAGAAATTCCCCGTGGTAGTTGATCATGGCGATGGGGTCATCTGCGTTTTCAATTAAAATGCGGTACTGGTCTTCACTTTCCTTTAGTGCCAGTTCCATGTTTTTCTTGTAGAACGCACTTTCCACTGTTAATAAAAGTTCACGGGGATTATATGGTCTGGATAGACAAATTTGATTTCCTTTTAAATCTATCCTTTCTGGATCCTTACAATCAGAATTAGAGGTAATTAAAATGCGAGGAATGTTATAAGTGATATTAATGTTATTTGGTCCCTCTAAAAATGTTTTTAGTTCTAAATTTTCCTGCAATTCTTCATCCATTATGATTAAATCAACTGAATCTAGATCGAGTGAGGTTGTATCAACCAGATTTGCAGTACTTTTTCCTGAACTTACCTGTTGACCGTTTTTGTCACTGTTTGAAATTTCCCACTGGGGATTTTTCCAGTTAAATAATGTTAATGGTCTGCAATTACCTGAGGAAAGAATCTGGTTGATTTTAAGAGCTTCAGTATCATTATCCATGGCGAGAATTATATTTGTTCCAGACATGGTAATTACCAGTTTTTATTGGTCATACTCTAAGTTATCAATTACTAATGAGAATCAAATGGAAAATTATAATAATGAAAGCTTTTCGATTTTTGTGTAATACCAAATGAAGAATAGATATCATTAGTGGGTTATTTAGTATGAATTGGAATCATATGATTTCAAAACTTACCTTGAATATTATATCATTACCTTTATTTTCCCACGAAACAATTTCAAAATACAAAAACTAGACAATATTAACCTACCATTAATGGTATTAGGAGATAAAAAGAGTATAATTTAAATAAAAATTATTAGTTTTAAAAAATATGAGTTTAATTATTAATTAAATTCTTTTATCTTTAATAAAAACGCCAATCACTCCACCTATAGCTCCAATTATAAAATATATAACTAATATTCCTATTGCAGCTATTGTTGCTCATTAATAAGGGGGTGGCATGTTAATTCTGATTTTAATCCTAAAATAGCATTCCTCCCCTATCTAGTACTGTAACTTTTGTTTTACTCTCAGGATATTTTTCTAAATTTTCACCACACTTATGGCAGAAATGTGCCTTATATTGGTTCATAGTTTTGCATTTAGGACAAAGTGTTTTAAAATAGGAATCATTGTACATGTTATTCTCCCTAAAATTTCATGATTCGAGGTTATCAAATAAAGGAACTCAATTGAAAATCAATTGATCTGGGAAGCATAAAACTATCAGTAGTAAGTAATATATAAATTATATTAAGATAGAATCAAAGTGCGAAAATAATTGATTAATTCTCAAAATTCCAAATTATATTTTAATTTTAAATGCAAATAATTGATGATCTGAAGTTGAGTAAAGTGTACTTCGTAATAGTATCGTTTAACGAAGTAAACTTATGCTGTTTTTATAGATTTTTTATTAATATGATATTTTGTATATCCATATCACAAAAATGTAGAAATGCTTCTATTTTGATGACTTGGGCTATATTATTTGATTATTTTACACAGGTTTCACCATTTTTTATGAAAATGTGGTTTCACCCTAAAATTTGCACTGTTAAACCGGGCAGATTATTTAAATTTGGAAAAAAAATTAACAAAAAAAAGACTTGATTATAATTTAATAAAAATCAATCAAGCGCATGAATATTAATAATCGAATAAAATATTACCTGTCGCGCTTTTTATATTCCTGGTAACTATCCGGGAACCGTCCCAGGGCGTGATCCCTCAAACCACGTGTTTCCAGATCTTCTATGACCTTAGCTCTGAATTCAAGCTCTTCATTTGCTTCATCCAAGTGATTCTTGGTTACAAACAGTCTGTGTTCTGTTTTGTGATGTTTCCTTTGAAGTTCCATGTAGTTATTCAGTTTCAAATCCAGTTCTTTAAGCTCAAAATCTTTTATCTGCTTTTTGAGTAGTTTCTTCTCTTCAATCACATCCAGTATGATTTCCTGGTTGTTGGTCACCTTTTCCTTGAAGAATACTATCTCCGATTCTTTTTTAGCTAATTCCATTTCCAGCTCTTTAATTCGAACTTTATCATTGGATGATACTTTTTTCCCTTTATGTTCATCATTGGGATTTTGAGTTAAAGATAATGATTCTGCGGGTTGTTCGTTTTTTGTATTCTCCTTTTTCTGGATAGAATTGTCTTTCATGTAAGTCTCCTAGTAAGATTTTAATGAGTTATTAGTATAAATTGCCCAAGTCTTTTTGCATAATCATTTCCTTTTTGTATAATTATTGTATGCACGATTATATGAAATAGCACATCTTTTCCATTAGTTATACTGATAATTTTGTTGTATTAATATCACAAAATATATTATTTCAAGTTTTCACTCAGAAAAAATTATTTATAAGTAACCATTAGGCTACTACTTTCAGTATTTGGAATATTTTTTAAGATGATCGTCAATTTACTATTTGTACTGATTTTTAAAAGCCTTAAACTAAAAGTATAAATGTTAAATTATTATATTATTATAAAATTATATTCATTAATTATTATGTAGAAGGCTTAGATCATATGAATAACCAAAAAGCAATCGTATTTTTATTATCCTTTATTTTTGTATTATCTACTTTTTCGGGGGCAGTATCAGCTACAATG
This window of the Methanobacterium formicicum DSM 3637 genome carries:
- a CDS encoding protease htpX, whose translation is MVSNEEIKRKLAEKRNPNRRSITESGTVSSEELKEKFRAKRNKQIENHGYLVCDTCGGYYQLEPEESPDDFSDKCECGGKLKHSETVNLNQEL
- a CDS encoding zinc-ribbon domain-containing protein; its protein translation is MVYCHNCGTKNDDDAEFCSKCGEPLRDVRDDYDGRRRHHHRDDRYYRQRNECFGLPHGNVIGPLIGGIILILIGVASFTGFQNIWNYIWPAIIIIVGLLIVVGAIYSSSKRR
- a CDS encoding ABC-ATPase domain-containing protein, giving the protein MEQKEKIVSILNRIDGRGYKAYLDLKGTYDFDFFSLTIQHVQRDPFASPSRLVVEVYENSFPAELHQNSARKIALEDYISRAFRKSIGKFTDNQRGSGKSGIIHIDAGNQEILQRSSVNISPDKLEIRFLLGLPARGRRIMGREAQRILMKILPEIVSGSCFYENLPSDELIHHVQSFEDAEYMRSQLKEHELVAFIVDGAVLPRESGVSDRPLSNALPFKSPLSLQVAMETGQDCSVIGMGIPEGVSLIVGGGYHGKSTLLRAVELGVYNHIPGDGREQVVTRADAVKIRAEDGRSVEKVDVSSFIHNPPGIGDTSSFSTENASGSTSQAANIIESLEAGSKLLLFDEDTSATNFMIRDERMQRLVKKDKEPITPFIDRVDELYMDHGVSSVLVMGGSGDYFQKADTVIMMDNYQPHNVTMEARRVSEEVPDKRETESKGKFGYTQRYPHPGSIKPYKGKRLKLDSRGVFNLIIGSQTVDLSQVEQLVESGQTRAISYALYQFHKTCVQSCNGNSGKNDSKNSALAGVLDYLEKQINDEGLDFLTPPGRERPHNLTKPRRYEIAAAMNRLRTFKVDKLV
- a CDS encoding PP2C family protein-serine/threonine phosphatase; the protein is MSKTTLKDRIHTIRDYLAGDEEVPIMYIHAIMAIIGSVSVLLILQFHEMPMSSVQHSLLVLVEKACVIVVIAYVVSRLNVFTEVLEGKFTIKNQAILILIFGAISIFGTYSGVEVFGAMANVRDLGPMVAGLIGGPIVGLGAGLIGGLYRLSLGGFTAVPCAIATILAGLFAGLIFLINKRRFVGIFWAVVFAVLMEALHLLINLAIAKPYYMALAVVEELTIPIIVSNALGMFIFAFIISNLLRERETIKQRDLYFDELERKKHELKVASKIQKSFLPEELPSIPNFSVAALNIPAREVGGDFYDFVSISPEKTGIVIADVTGDSFPASLLMALSRTIIRGEAKNQNPPALLKYLNNLIAVDIGPEIFITILYGELDSKTQCFTYVNAAHSPPLIFRNKTNQLSELVKGDKSLGRLENIELEKHQVKLENDDLLLFYTDGVIKALERPESSGKELLGQIIIQNHDLSPSKILDVIKSKIDSYDVNSNDLVLAILKAD
- a CDS encoding tetratricopeptide repeat protein: MDPKDNQQKDDEKENENEIITLLKKGNELFAQRSYKAALLYFDDALVLDQDNAKIWDIRGVALSRIGLLDEAQESFEVALDLEPDNAQAWSNLGVLYASRARFDEAINSFDHSLELEKDNDGAWNNRGSALFGLKKYKEALESFTKATELNPDNAQAWAGKGSAHNFLDEYSEAIEALERFIQLASATFSPQVEEAWALIFELKMKVAENRSTEKE
- a CDS encoding PAS domain S-box protein yields the protein MSGTNIILAMDNDTEALKINQILSSGNCRPLTLFNWKNPQWEISNSDKNGQQVSSGKSTANLVDTTSLDLDSVDLIIMDEELQENLELKTFLEGPNNINITYNIPRILITSNSDCKDPERIDLKGNQICLSRPYNPRELLLTVESAFYKKNMELALKESEDQYRILIENADDPIAMINYHGEFLLVNKSAAIFFSCEEEKFLGKTMWEIFPQKQADSQMKSIRTVIETGAGRVIESKTVIKGKEYYFSTNIQPMPLKNGEIGAVQLIARDITPMKKVQNALEKSEEKFREVFNNANDGISLHHVDNGLPGNFCEVNDVVCQRLGYTKEELLLMGPQDIINQETKKKMPEVMEKLSRDKRATFEAVQFTKEGELITTEISNHLFDLQGKEMIMSISRDISERKKSENQLLRILAGIEGTGDAIGIAMSDGSHFYQNKSFNKLFGYKVEELNIPMGPVKLFKDKELGRYIFQTIMNGNNWDGELEMTDKSERIFPVHIQANAIKNKNDSVIGLIYVLDDITERKRVEYALKTSEEKFRNLAQTAVDAIIIIDCEEKIVFSNSSLERIFDYREEEILGEYLETLIPQRHMEDFQVKLDFFHQHAREMGNVFESFGLRKDGSEFPLEMSLNTWKAEGDVYTTFIIRDITQRKLNEFKFKMREDIFQLMAHNIEEVFWIIDPLTGQILYMNPAYKKIWGQNIETLYQNPRSWIESMHPEDKEEFISYIFGKNGRTIKHRENIECRVLRPDGEVRWIKVRAFPVINHNKEIYRRIGIATDITKVRNLENNRKKE
- a CDS encoding zinc ribbon domain-containing protein: MYNDSYFKTLCPKCKTMNQYKAHFCHKCGENLEKYPESKTKVTVLDRGGMLF